The proteins below are encoded in one region of Sphingomonas sp.:
- a CDS encoding M28 family metallopeptidase: MFRYTVPLALAALLALPAAAQDHAAVPPLAAPLPAPEKNAIINAELPADQAAMKAHVMFLASDPMKGREAGTNEFDIAAQYVASQFYAAGLRPAGDEGSFLQKVPLISIKPAGKGSMALTRRKGAPAIDLVFGEDYYPGANAAQLDYSVTAPVVFVGYGIVGLGRDDYKGVDVKGKIVAFFPGAPGDYPPEERAHLSGGPAKAAIAMQRGAVGYITLESPRTGRGIYPFAALAGLWDRPRVGWANADGTGHVASAATPALGMLSKAGAAKLFAGSKAKWDQVLKMAEDDKAVFKAVQLPGTLTVGLKTAFTPLPSYNVAGLLKGSDPVLSKEIVVLSAHLDHIGIGKANAFGDTINNGAMDNAVGIASLIEEAKRFKASGKAPRRSILFLAVTAEEKGLVGADYYANNPTLPKGDLVANVNLDMPIINYKFEDIVPFGAAHSTIGDIATKAAAEIGVTVSPDSRPDEAFFVRSDHYRFVQQGVPSIFLWPGEKGPGKAAVDAFLANNYHKPSDELVQTPAIDWESGVRFVDVNYRIARAIADGDEKPMWKKGDFFGTVFGGAMVK, from the coding sequence ATGTTTCGATACACCGTTCCGCTGGCGCTGGCCGCACTCCTCGCGCTGCCCGCCGCGGCCCAGGATCACGCCGCCGTTCCGCCGCTCGCCGCGCCGCTGCCCGCGCCCGAGAAGAACGCGATCATCAACGCCGAGCTTCCCGCCGATCAGGCGGCGATGAAGGCGCATGTCATGTTCCTCGCCTCGGATCCGATGAAGGGCCGCGAAGCCGGCACCAACGAGTTCGATATCGCCGCGCAATATGTCGCGTCGCAATTCTACGCCGCCGGCCTGCGCCCGGCGGGCGACGAGGGCTCGTTCCTCCAGAAAGTGCCGCTGATCAGCATCAAGCCGGCGGGCAAGGGCAGCATGGCGCTCACCCGCAGGAAGGGGGCGCCCGCCATCGATCTCGTCTTCGGCGAGGATTATTATCCCGGCGCCAACGCCGCCCAGCTCGATTATTCGGTCACCGCGCCGGTGGTGTTCGTCGGATACGGCATCGTCGGCCTTGGCCGCGACGATTACAAAGGCGTCGATGTGAAGGGCAAGATCGTCGCCTTCTTCCCCGGCGCTCCCGGCGATTATCCGCCCGAGGAACGCGCGCATCTGTCGGGCGGCCCCGCCAAGGCGGCGATCGCGATGCAGCGCGGCGCGGTCGGCTATATCACGCTCGAATCACCGCGCACCGGGCGTGGCATCTATCCGTTCGCCGCGCTCGCCGGGCTCTGGGATCGTCCGCGTGTCGGCTGGGCCAATGCCGATGGCACCGGCCATGTCGCCAGCGCCGCGACGCCTGCGCTCGGCATGCTGAGCAAGGCGGGCGCCGCCAAGCTGTTCGCCGGCTCCAAGGCCAAATGGGACCAGGTCCTCAAGATGGCCGAGGACGACAAGGCCGTGTTCAAGGCCGTCCAGCTGCCGGGCACGCTCACCGTCGGCCTCAAGACCGCGTTCACGCCGCTTCCCAGCTACAATGTCGCGGGGCTGCTGAAGGGCAGCGATCCCGTGCTCTCAAAGGAGATCGTCGTTCTCTCCGCGCATCTCGATCATATCGGCATCGGCAAGGCCAATGCCTTTGGCGATACGATCAACAATGGCGCGATGGACAATGCCGTCGGCATCGCCTCGCTGATCGAGGAGGCCAAGCGCTTCAAGGCATCGGGCAAGGCGCCGCGCCGCTCGATCCTGTTCCTCGCCGTCACCGCCGAGGAAAAGGGCCTGGTCGGCGCCGATTACTACGCCAACAATCCGACGCTGCCGAAGGGCGATCTGGTCGCCAACGTCAATCTCGACATGCCGATCATCAACTACAAGTTCGAAGACATTGTGCCCTTCGGCGCGGCGCATTCGACGATCGGCGATATCGCGACCAAGGCCGCGGCCGAGATCGGCGTGACCGTATCGCCCGATTCGCGCCCGGACGAGGCGTTCTTCGTCCGCTCCGATCATTACCGCTTCGTCCAACAGGGCGTGCCCTCGATCTTCCTGTGGCCGGGTGAGAAGGGCCCAGGCAAGGCCGCGGTCGATGCGTTCCTCGCCAACAATTACCACAAGCCGTCGGACGAGCTGGTCCAGACCCCGGCGATCGACTGGGAATCGGGGGTGCGCTTCGTCGATGTGAATTATCGCATCGCCCGCGCGATCGCCGATGGCGACGAGAAGCCGATGTGGAAGAAGGGCGATTTCTTCGGCACCGTCTTCGGCGGAGCGATGGTCAAGTGA
- a CDS encoding TonB-dependent receptor, translating into MKCAGLAAGLLFAAPALAQQAPPDPDSIVVTGHGLAPPPGDAAYGIVTIERERLTGTASGRLEDALRDAAGLAQFRRSDSRSAHPTSQGVTLRGLGGNASSRALLLLDGVPQADPFGGWVAFPAYLPERLASARIIRGGGSGYAGPGALAGTVELASGSPAELGTLNASAAYGSRGSLDARAIGAAELGGGFVTFAGQVARGDGFVPVVAEDRGPADRAAPYKQASLALRAVTDLGGAELQANLSGFTDRRDRGVAFTRVKSDGADASIRLVGRHWSALAYLQTRSFASGFASINDARDTVAATLDQYNVPATGIGGRVEAEPQIGGGITLRLGGDVRRVSGRTQELFTYVAGVPTRSRVAGGESMTLGGFADASYEAGGLTLSAGGRLDHWTIANGSLVERPLAGGAAITDTRFADRHGWEATGRIGAAYALGAVTLRAAAYRGWRLPTLNELYRPFRAGADATAANAALNPERLTGIEAGIDWRPAPQLTLRTTIYWNRLTDGIANAFVANGPGAFPGVGFVSAAGVYRQRRNLPELVGKGIELDARYQAGRFSSSASYAYVDARIGALQPAQTARHHASATLAWAGVLVTARYDGPQFEDDQNLRRLKGALTLDAAAALPLTPALTLEARAENLFDARIEAGISGPGVIERASPRTLWLGLRLRLD; encoded by the coding sequence GTGAAATGCGCCGGGCTGGCGGCGGGCTTGCTGTTCGCCGCGCCGGCGCTGGCGCAGCAGGCGCCACCCGATCCCGATAGCATCGTCGTCACCGGCCATGGGCTGGCCCCGCCGCCGGGCGATGCCGCCTATGGCATCGTCACGATCGAGCGCGAGCGCCTGACCGGCACCGCCAGCGGCCGCCTCGAAGATGCGCTCCGCGACGCCGCCGGGCTCGCCCAGTTCCGCCGCTCCGATTCCCGCTCGGCGCATCCGACCAGCCAGGGCGTCACCCTGCGCGGGCTTGGCGGCAACGCGTCGAGCCGCGCATTGCTGCTGCTCGACGGCGTGCCCCAGGCCGATCCGTTCGGCGGCTGGGTGGCGTTTCCCGCCTATCTGCCCGAGCGCCTGGCCTCGGCGCGAATCATCCGTGGCGGTGGCAGCGGCTATGCCGGGCCGGGCGCGCTGGCGGGGACGGTAGAACTGGCCAGCGGCTCGCCCGCCGAGCTTGGCACGCTCAATGCCAGCGCCGCTTATGGTAGCCGGGGCAGCCTCGACGCGCGGGCCATCGGCGCGGCCGAACTCGGCGGCGGCTTCGTCACTTTCGCCGGGCAAGTCGCGCGCGGTGACGGTTTCGTGCCCGTCGTCGCCGAGGACCGCGGCCCCGCCGATCGCGCCGCGCCGTACAAACAGGCCAGCCTCGCTTTGCGCGCCGTCACCGATCTTGGCGGCGCCGAGCTGCAAGCCAATCTCTCGGGCTTCACCGATCGCCGCGATCGTGGCGTGGCCTTCACCCGGGTGAAGAGCGACGGCGCCGATGCCAGCATCCGGCTGGTCGGGCGGCACTGGTCGGCGCTCGCCTATCTCCAGACCCGCAGCTTCGCGAGCGGCTTCGCCAGCATCAACGACGCCCGCGACACCGTCGCCGCGACGCTCGACCAATATAATGTCCCCGCCACCGGGATTGGCGGACGGGTCGAAGCCGAGCCGCAGATCGGCGGCGGCATCACCTTGCGCCTGGGCGGCGATGTCCGCCGGGTATCGGGGCGCACCCAGGAGCTTTTCACCTATGTCGCGGGCGTGCCGACGCGCAGCCGCGTCGCCGGGGGCGAGAGCATGACGCTCGGCGGGTTCGCCGACGCCAGCTACGAAGCGGGCGGGTTGACGCTGAGCGCCGGCGGCCGGCTCGATCATTGGACCATTGCAAACGGCTCGCTGGTCGAGCGGCCCCTCGCCGGCGGCGCGGCGATCACCGACACCCGCTTCGCCGACCGCCACGGCTGGGAAGCCACCGGCCGCATCGGCGCGGCCTATGCGCTCGGCGCGGTGACCTTGCGCGCCGCCGCCTATCGCGGCTGGCGGCTGCCGACGCTCAACGAGCTCTACCGCCCGTTCCGCGCCGGCGCCGACGCCACCGCCGCCAATGCCGCGCTAAACCCCGAGCGGCTGACCGGCATCGAGGCCGGGATCGACTGGCGGCCCGCGCCGCAATTGACGCTGCGCACGACGATCTATTGGAATCGCCTGACCGATGGCATCGCCAATGCCTTTGTCGCCAATGGCCCGGGCGCCTTCCCCGGCGTCGGCTTCGTCTCGGCGGCAGGCGTTTATCGCCAGCGCCGCAACCTGCCCGAACTGGTGGGCAAAGGCATCGAACTCGACGCGCGCTATCAGGCCGGCAGGTTCAGCTCCTCAGCATCCTATGCCTATGTCGATGCGAGGATCGGCGCGCTCCAGCCCGCCCAGACCGCTCGCCACCATGCCAGCGCCACGCTTGCCTGGGCCGGCGTGTTGGTCACCGCGCGGTACGACGGCCCGCAGTTCGAGGATGACCAGAATCTCCGCCGCCTGAAGGGCGCCTTAACCCTCGACGCCGCCGCCGCGCTGCCGCTGACTCCGGCGCTCACCCTCGAAGCCCGCGCCGAGAATCTTTTCGACGCCCGCATCGAAGCCGGGATCAGCGGCCCCGGCGTCATCGAGCGCGCCTCTCCGCGGACTTTATGGCTGGGGCTGCGCCTGCGGCTCGATTAG
- the pepN gene encoding aminopeptidase N, with the protein MADARTAPQTPTAIRRADYRMPDWRVPEIALDFDLDPASTRVRATLRVERSVRHNRPLVLNGDGLEPVAVRVDGADIAWRMEGPDLVIDLPGDAHAIETEVVIAPERNTQLMGLYASGGNLCTQCEAQGFRRITFFPDRPDVLSRYKVRMTADKARFPVLLANGDPVASGELEGGRHWAEWHDPFYKPCYLFALVAGDLVANTGSFTTMSGREVRLGIWVREPDLAKTDHALAALKLSMAWDEKVYGREYDLDVFNIVAVDDFNFGAMENKGLNIFNSRYILADPDTATDYDYDAIAAVVAHEYFHNWSGNRVTCRDWFQLSLKEGFTVFRDQSFSADQGSASVKRIEDVRALRASQFPEDAGPLAHPVRPDEYIEISNFYTATIYNKGAEVIRMMATILGPQKFRAATDLYFDRFDGTAATCEDFVSCMEEGGGVDLNQFRRWYTQAGTPRVTASLIREGGRARLKLSQAVPPTPGQPDKEPMVLPLRIKLFGAITGRALCDEQLVLLSAPEQEMVFENLPEAPVLSINRGFSAPVVVETNRTAADLAFLSAHDDDPFARYEAMQQLMLDTLVGAVATGKADHKPVIDAVRNTLTDAALDSAFIAEAVLLPSDSFIGDQMAMVDPQAIFEAREALRADLGKTLEKEWRAAYEGARANRFEYSPAAKGARRLKNVALGYIAASGAKDAADLAFAQFESADNMTDRQGALTTLVNGDSDKREAALTDFYRRYAGNALVLDKWFQTQALSSRDDALAAVEALARHRDFTLANPNRARALIGAFSVNQRAFHDPSGRGYRFVADQLIALDKLNPQTAAKLIPPLGRWKRFDAARAAKMRAELERIVATPGLSKDMFEQATKSLD; encoded by the coding sequence ATGGCCGACGCACGCACCGCACCCCAGACCCCGACCGCCATCCGCCGCGCGGATTATCGCATGCCCGATTGGCGCGTGCCCGAGATCGCGCTGGATTTCGATCTCGATCCGGCGAGCACCCGGGTCCGCGCGACGCTGCGGGTCGAGCGCAGCGTCCGGCATAACCGGCCGCTGGTGCTGAACGGCGACGGGCTGGAGCCGGTGGCGGTGCGCGTCGATGGCGCGGACATCGCATGGCGGATGGAGGGTCCCGATCTCGTCATCGACCTGCCCGGCGACGCGCATGCGATCGAAACCGAGGTGGTGATCGCGCCCGAACGCAACACCCAGCTGATGGGGCTCTACGCATCGGGCGGCAATCTCTGCACCCAGTGCGAGGCGCAGGGCTTTCGCCGCATCACCTTCTTCCCAGACCGGCCCGACGTGCTCAGCCGCTACAAGGTCAGGATGACCGCCGACAAGGCGCGCTTCCCGGTGCTGCTGGCCAATGGCGATCCGGTCGCGTCGGGCGAACTGGAGGGCGGCAGGCATTGGGCCGAGTGGCACGATCCGTTTTACAAGCCCTGCTATCTGTTCGCGCTGGTCGCGGGCGATCTCGTCGCCAATACGGGCAGCTTCACCACCATGTCGGGCCGCGAGGTGCGGCTCGGCATCTGGGTGCGCGAGCCCGATCTCGCCAAGACCGATCACGCGCTGGCGGCCTTGAAGCTCAGCATGGCCTGGGACGAGAAGGTCTATGGCCGCGAATATGATCTCGACGTGTTCAACATCGTCGCGGTCGACGATTTCAATTTCGGGGCGATGGAGAATAAGGGGCTGAACATCTTCAACAGCCGCTACATCCTGGCCGACCCCGATACCGCCACCGATTATGACTATGACGCGATCGCCGCGGTGGTCGCGCACGAATATTTTCACAACTGGTCGGGCAACCGCGTCACCTGCCGCGACTGGTTCCAGCTCTCGCTCAAGGAAGGCTTCACCGTCTTCCGCGACCAGAGCTTCTCGGCCGATCAGGGCTCGGCATCGGTCAAGCGGATCGAGGATGTCCGCGCGCTTCGCGCCAGCCAGTTCCCCGAGGATGCCGGCCCGCTCGCGCACCCGGTGCGCCCCGACGAATATATCGAGATCTCGAACTTCTATACCGCGACGATCTACAACAAGGGCGCCGAAGTCATCCGGATGATGGCGACGATCCTGGGTCCGCAGAAATTCCGCGCGGCGACCGATCTCTATTTCGACAGGTTCGACGGCACCGCCGCGACCTGCGAGGATTTCGTCTCGTGCATGGAAGAAGGCGGCGGAGTCGATCTCAACCAGTTCCGCCGCTGGTACACCCAGGCGGGCACGCCGCGCGTCACCGCCAGCCTGATCCGCGAGGGCGGCCGGGCGCGGCTGAAGCTGTCGCAGGCGGTGCCGCCGACGCCCGGCCAGCCCGACAAGGAACCGATGGTGCTGCCGCTCAGGATCAAGCTGTTCGGCGCGATCACCGGCCGCGCCTTGTGCGACGAGCAGCTCGTGCTGCTGAGCGCGCCCGAACAGGAAATGGTGTTCGAGAATCTGCCCGAGGCACCGGTGCTGTCGATCAACCGCGGCTTCTCGGCGCCGGTGGTGGTCGAGACCAACCGCACCGCCGCCGACCTCGCCTTCCTCTCGGCGCACGATGACGATCCGTTCGCGCGCTACGAGGCGATGCAGCAATTGATGCTCGATACGCTGGTCGGCGCGGTGGCGACCGGCAAGGCCGATCACAAGCCGGTGATCGACGCGGTCAGGAACACGCTGACCGATGCCGCGCTCGACAGCGCATTCATCGCCGAAGCGGTGCTGCTGCCGTCGGACAGCTTCATCGGCGACCAGATGGCGATGGTCGATCCGCAGGCGATCTTCGAGGCGCGCGAGGCGCTGCGCGCCGATCTCGGCAAGACGCTCGAGAAGGAATGGCGCGCCGCCTATGAGGGCGCGCGCGCCAACCGCTTCGAATATTCGCCGGCCGCCAAGGGCGCGCGGCGCCTGAAGAATGTCGCGCTCGGCTATATCGCGGCGAGCGGCGCGAAGGATGCGGCCGATCTAGCCTTCGCGCAGTTCGAAAGCGCCGACAACATGACCGACCGGCAGGGCGCGCTGACCACCCTGGTCAATGGCGATTCGGACAAGCGCGAGGCGGCGCTGACCGATTTCTACCGCCGCTATGCCGGCAATGCCCTGGTCCTCGACAAATGGTTCCAGACCCAGGCGCTGTCATCGCGCGACGACGCCCTGGCGGCGGTCGAGGCGCTTGCCCGGCACCGCGACTTCACCCTCGCCAATCCCAATCGCGCGCGGGCGCTGATCGGCGCGTTCAGCGTCAACCAGCGCGCGTTCCACGATCCCTCGGGGCGTGGCTACCGCTTCGTCGCCGACCAGCTCATCGCACTCGACAAGCTCAACCCGCAGACCGCCGCCAAGCTGATCCCGCCGCTCGGCCGCTGGAAGCGCTTCGACGCGGCGCGGGCGGCCAAGATGCGCGCCGAACTCGAACGCATCGTCGCGACGCCGGGGCTGAGCAAGGACATGTTCGAACAGGCGACCAAATCGCTGGATTAA
- a CDS encoding alkaline phosphatase D family protein, which produces MTLRIDRRSLILTGTLGLAAFAIPGFAWGAGFGQGFTHSVASGEPGPDTMLLWTRYVPEGAGATKLRAEVSLTQDFARIVSGGEVFTGPWRDHTAKVTVQGLNPGTRYFYRFIAPDGAISPVGHTKTLPVGNPKRFGIAVFSCCNMPFGYFNAYAHAAMRDDIDLAVHLGDYFYEYAKGAYSPARGAIDGRVPLPEGEAIALADYRLRYASYRADPDLQALHRLKPMLVSMDDHELANNSWEGGAQNHQPEEGDYSTRRGAAFQAWREWMPVSETPWSSYDIGGLATLFRTDTRLTARSEGTDTGTVMKRDPDPVKALTAFRDGRWRDKAATMLGSEQEAWLAHAMARSVRAGTKWQVVGFGTIIGRNRVPEQAVEWLKPDAPQRVKDYTAASVTASKLGLPADLDNWGGYPEARARFLRSAQGMGANLIVLCGDSHNAWAFDLGEGGKPAGVEFAGTSVTSPGNEAYTSVDPKVIERALIATNPEVKWCEMSKRGYMAVTLTPERVSNDYVFMDTILERSLKASVGHTAVVQRGRNVMV; this is translated from the coding sequence ATGACGCTTCGCATCGATCGCCGCTCGCTGATCCTCACCGGCACATTGGGCCTCGCGGCATTCGCGATTCCCGGCTTCGCCTGGGGCGCGGGGTTTGGCCAGGGCTTCACCCATTCGGTGGCGAGCGGCGAGCCGGGACCGGATACGATGCTGTTATGGACGCGCTATGTGCCCGAAGGCGCCGGTGCCACCAAGCTGCGCGCGGAAGTCTCGCTCACCCAGGATTTCGCCCGCATTGTCAGCGGTGGCGAAGTCTTTACCGGCCCATGGCGCGATCACACCGCCAAGGTCACCGTACAGGGCCTGAACCCCGGCACGCGCTATTTCTACCGCTTCATCGCCCCCGACGGTGCCATCTCGCCGGTGGGCCACACCAAAACGCTGCCGGTCGGCAATCCCAAGCGCTTCGGCATCGCCGTCTTCTCGTGCTGCAACATGCCGTTCGGCTATTTCAACGCCTATGCTCATGCCGCGATGCGCGACGATATCGATCTCGCGGTCCATCTCGGCGACTATTTCTACGAATATGCCAAGGGCGCCTATTCGCCGGCGCGCGGCGCGATCGACGGCCGCGTGCCATTGCCCGAAGGCGAGGCGATCGCGCTCGCCGATTACCGCCTGCGCTACGCCAGCTATCGCGCCGATCCCGATCTCCAGGCGCTGCACCGGCTGAAGCCGATGCTGGTCTCGATGGACGATCACGAGCTCGCCAATAATAGCTGGGAGGGCGGCGCGCAGAACCACCAGCCGGAGGAAGGCGACTACAGCACCCGGCGCGGCGCCGCGTTCCAGGCGTGGCGCGAATGGATGCCGGTGTCGGAGACGCCCTGGAGCAGCTACGATATCGGCGGCCTCGCCACGCTGTTCCGCACCGACACGCGGCTCACCGCGCGCAGCGAGGGCACCGATACCGGCACGGTGATGAAGCGCGATCCCGATCCGGTGAAGGCGCTGACTGCGTTCCGCGACGGTCGCTGGCGCGACAAGGCCGCGACGATGCTCGGCAGCGAGCAGGAGGCATGGCTGGCGCACGCCATGGCCAGATCGGTGCGCGCGGGCACTAAATGGCAGGTGGTCGGCTTCGGCACGATCATCGGCCGCAACCGCGTCCCCGAGCAGGCGGTCGAATGGCTCAAGCCCGATGCCCCGCAGCGGGTGAAGGATTATACCGCCGCCAGCGTGACGGCGAGCAAGCTGGGGCTCCCCGCCGATCTCGACAATTGGGGCGGCTATCCCGAAGCCCGTGCCCGCTTCCTCCGCTCGGCGCAGGGCATGGGCGCGAACCTGATCGTGCTGTGCGGCGACAGCCATAATGCCTGGGCGTTCGATCTCGGCGAGGGCGGCAAGCCGGCCGGGGTCGAGTTCGCCGGCACCAGCGTCACGTCGCCCGGCAATGAGGCCTATACCAGCGTCGATCCCAAAGTGATCGAACGCGCCCTGATCGCCACCAATCCCGAGGTCAAATGGTGCGAGATGAGTAAGCGCGGCTATATGGCGGTGACACTGACGCCCGAGCGGGTCAGCAACGACTATGTGTTCATGGACACGATCCTTGAGCGCTCGCTGAAGGCGAGCGTGGGCCACACCGCCGTGGTCCAGCGCGGACGCAATGTGATGGTGTAG
- a CDS encoding DUF2141 domain-containing protein → MIGRAALTAIACANGATPALAQVDPVEGGCALVSGPMLRVNVEGLMDRTGRLKVEIYPNNEDDFLRDDTGLKGDRRPFRRVWSGIPAQGPVAVCIRAPYAGQWAVLLTHDRDGKNKFNFWEDGAGFPSNQRLGRTRPKLRQALVNIPQQGGQITIRLQYLRGLGGFGPMDD, encoded by the coding sequence ATGATCGGCCGCGCCGCTCTGACCGCGATCGCCTGCGCGAACGGCGCCACCCCGGCGCTTGCCCAGGTCGATCCGGTGGAGGGCGGCTGCGCGCTGGTCTCGGGGCCGATGCTGCGCGTCAATGTCGAAGGGCTGATGGACCGCACCGGCCGCCTCAAGGTCGAGATCTATCCGAACAACGAAGACGATTTCCTGCGTGACGATACCGGGCTCAAGGGCGACCGGCGCCCGTTCCGCCGCGTCTGGTCGGGCATTCCCGCGCAAGGGCCCGTCGCGGTCTGCATCCGCGCGCCTTATGCCGGGCAATGGGCGGTGCTGCTGACCCACGACCGTGACGGCAAGAACAAGTTCAATTTCTGGGAAGACGGCGCCGGGTTCCCGAGCAACCAGCGCCTCGGCCGCACCCGGCCCAAGCTGCGGCAGGCGCTCGTCAATATTCCGCAGCAGGGCGGGCAGATCACGATCCGCCTGCAATATCTGCGCGGGCTGGGCGGCTTCGGCCCGATGGACGATTGA
- a CDS encoding glycosyltransferase, translating to MILTCAQRLQGGGVERAMLRMADGWLKAGRRVTLVLGSREGPLAAEIPEGIALIELGTARYAALFSLADHVRAVRPDVIFCPGNHYSAVAAVARLRLGSACPPIVAKVSNALVRRELSAGAAWAYRRWLRLHPRFLDAVVAMTPAMAAEAVAEMGMAPERVHVIANPPAATRADAAPVALPQGRYMIGVGRLEPQKRWDRLLAALPRLADREIKLLLLGEGGARAALEAQVAALGLGDRVSMPGHAGDPLPALRGAALAVLTSDYEGVPGVLREALSVGTPVVTTESSVAVREIVTSDALGSVVARDDVDGLVAALNHWLAPGRARPEAVVVGGDPITEYLALFDSLTKRET from the coding sequence ATGATCCTGACCTGCGCCCAACGCCTGCAAGGCGGTGGAGTGGAGCGGGCGATGCTGCGCATGGCCGATGGCTGGCTGAAGGCCGGGCGGCGGGTGACCCTGGTGCTGGGCAGCCGTGAGGGACCGCTGGCCGCCGAAATCCCGGAGGGGATCGCGCTGATCGAGCTGGGCACCGCCAGATATGCGGCGCTGTTTTCCTTGGCCGATCATGTCCGCGCGGTGCGGCCTGACGTGATTTTCTGCCCGGGGAATCACTATAGCGCGGTCGCGGCGGTGGCGCGGCTGCGGCTCGGTTCGGCCTGTCCGCCGATCGTGGCGAAGGTCTCCAACGCGCTGGTCCGGCGCGAATTGAGCGCAGGTGCAGCATGGGCCTATCGGCGCTGGCTGCGGCTGCATCCGCGCTTCCTCGACGCGGTGGTGGCGATGACCCCGGCGATGGCGGCGGAAGCGGTCGCCGAGATGGGGATGGCGCCGGAACGCGTCCATGTGATCGCCAATCCGCCTGCGGCCACGCGCGCCGATGCCGCGCCGGTGGCGCTCCCGCAAGGGCGCTACATGATCGGCGTGGGACGGCTGGAGCCGCAGAAACGCTGGGATCGGCTGCTCGCGGCGCTGCCCCGGCTGGCGGACCGCGAGATCAAGCTGCTGCTGCTCGGCGAAGGCGGCGCGCGGGCGGCGCTGGAGGCGCAGGTCGCGGCCCTGGGGCTGGGCGACCGGGTGTCGATGCCGGGGCATGCCGGCGACCCGCTGCCGGCGTTGCGGGGCGCGGCGCTGGCGGTGCTGACATCGGACTATGAAGGCGTGCCCGGGGTGCTGCGCGAGGCGCTTTCGGTGGGAACGCCGGTGGTGACGACCGAATCGAGCGTCGCGGTGCGCGAGATCGTGACCTCGGATGCACTCGGAAGCGTGGTGGCGCGCGACGATGTCGATGGGCTGGTCGCGGCGCTGAATCACTGGCTGGCGCCGGGGCGCGCGCGGCCTGAAGCAGTGGTTGTGGGAGGCGATCCGATCACCGAGTATCTGGCCTTGTTCGATTCGCTGACAAAGCGGGAGACCTGA
- a CDS encoding glycosyltransferase gives MRIVDVNEFYSPTGGGVRTYLDRKMGIMADMGHELIVIAPALENSIEERPGGGKIYWLKCPPLIFDRNYGIFVHDEPVWALLDELKPDVVECSSTWLPAWTVAKWKGDAVKIFFAHGDQIGAYPQRWLDAVATPRQVERAFDFYTQYMNRFLKHYDAFVTNGPALAKRFRRRGQTVHASMPLGIERQWFSPDQRDEQLRVDMLAQLGLPPEGHLLLGLGRHHKEKRWPLVIDAVEAAGADLPVGLALIGDGPQRGSLEQRIAGSPHIKIFRPVYDRARFTRIMASCDALIHGSDAEPFGLVASEALASGLPLIGPDEGGFAEIADPLFAETYEARNAQSAAEAVRRLFRRDQPILKAAARVAAGKVRSDVDHAAQLMDYYAGLVAAKRGGGGAPLLRAVGNS, from the coding sequence ATGCGTATCGTCGACGTCAACGAATTCTATTCGCCCACCGGTGGCGGGGTCCGCACCTATCTCGATCGCAAGATGGGGATCATGGCCGATATGGGCCATGAGCTGATCGTCATCGCCCCCGCGCTCGAGAATTCGATCGAGGAGCGCCCGGGCGGCGGCAAGATCTACTGGCTGAAATGCCCGCCGCTGATCTTCGACAGGAATTACGGCATCTTCGTCCATGACGAGCCGGTCTGGGCATTGCTTGATGAGCTCAAGCCCGATGTCGTCGAATGCTCCTCGACCTGGCTGCCGGCCTGGACCGTCGCCAAGTGGAAGGGCGACGCGGTCAAGATATTCTTCGCGCATGGCGACCAGATCGGCGCCTATCCGCAGCGCTGGCTCGATGCCGTGGCGACGCCGCGCCAGGTCGAGCGCGCGTTCGATTTCTACACCCAGTATATGAACCGCTTCCTCAAGCATTACGACGCGTTCGTGACCAACGGCCCGGCGCTGGCCAAGCGTTTCCGCCGCCGGGGCCAGACCGTCCATGCCTCGATGCCCTTGGGGATCGAGCGGCAATGGTTCTCGCCCGATCAGCGCGACGAGCAGCTCCGTGTCGATATGCTGGCGCAGCTCGGCCTGCCACCCGAGGGGCATCTGCTGCTCGGGCTCGGCCGCCATCACAAGGAAAAGCGCTGGCCGCTGGTGATCGACGCGGTCGAGGCCGCCGGCGCCGATCTGCCGGTCGGCCTGGCCCTGATCGGCGATGGGCCGCAGCGTGGAAGCCTCGAGCAGCGTATCGCCGGTTCGCCGCACATCAAGATCTTCCGCCCGGTCTATGACCGCGCCCGCTTCACCCGCATCATGGCCAGCTGCGACGCGCTGATCCACGGTTCGGACGCCGAGCCGTTCGGGCTGGTCGCTTCCGAGGCGCTGGCGTCGGGCCTGCCGCTGATCGGGCCCGACGAGGGCGGGTTCGCCGAGATCGCCGATCCGCTGTTCGCCGAGACCTATGAGGCGCGCAACGCGCAGTCGGCGGCGGAAGCGGTGCGGCGCTTGTTCCGCCGCGACCAGCCGATCCTCAAGGCCGCGGCCCGGGTCGCCGCCGGCAAGGTCCGCAGCGACGTCGATCACGCCGCCCAGTTGATGGACTATTATGCCGGGCTGGTCGCGGCCAAGCGCGGCGGTGGCGGCGCGCCATTGCTCCGCGCCGTCGGCAATTCATAG